From the genome of Penicillium oxalicum strain HP7-1 chromosome VII, whole genome shotgun sequence:
AGATCTGAAGCTGCCAAAAGGTCAGAATGTCGAACCGATTAGTTATGGAAGCGATATCGACTTGGACATTGACGACGACTATTCTTCCCCGGGGACGGTGGATGATGTTTGGGACATTATCAGCTCCGATGACGAAGCGGATAGTGGCTTGGATGACCTGACTGACGTACCTTCCCACGTTGCTCCCTCTCAGTCCGCTGCATATGACCGAACCTGGTTGGGGGAACGATGCCTCGACGTTGCCATGCGGAATTCGACCATGGATGCTGAGGAGCTCTCGCAGCAAATAATCGCGGCGCTTGCTACGGACAGTGATGACGCCGAGTTGCAAATGTCTCTCGCCGAAATCGTTGGCTTTGATGACCtggatttggtgattgagCTCATCGCTCATCGCGGGGAGATCTTGTCTGACAAACATCAGCGGGGCGAGGCACAAACCGACGGTCTTGCCTCTGGGAAACTGCAGACCCGAGCAGAGAGAGCGCAAGGCTTGCGAGAGCGTGATTGGCAGCATAAGAATGCCCCGCTGTTGGCTGCACAAACTCGGACCGAGCCTCAATATCCGCATGTTTACAAGCTTCATACCTCTGGGAACCTTCTATCCCCCAATGGCAGAAAATTCGGTCTTCCGGTTGGAAGCAGGGAAATTGAGGAGCCCAAGTATACGGAGTATGAGATCCCTGCGTCCAGAGTTGGAGCGGTGCAACCCAATCAAAAGCTCGTAGAAATTGCGGGCTTGGACGGTCTCTGTCGAGGAACTTTCAAGGGCTATAAGGCACTCAACCGAATGCAGAGTTTGCTGTATGAGGTCGCATATAAGACAAACGAGAATATGCTCATTTGTGCGCCTACTGGTGCTGGTAAAACGGATGCTGCAATGCTCACCATTCTCAACGCAATTGGAAAGAATACGACCCCCAACCCACTTGAAATGCCTGATGCCACCGAGTTTACCGTCCAGGTAGATGATTTCAAGATTGTCTATGTGGCACCCATGAAGGCTCTTGCCGCCGAAGTCACCGAAAAGCTCGGCAAGCGACTGGCGTGGCTGGGAATTCAAGTTCGCGAGCTCACCGGTGACATGCAACTGACCAAGCGAGAAATTGTCGAAACCCAAATCATTGTGACGACCCCCGAGAAGTGGGATGTTGTGACTCGCAAAAGTACGGGGGATACCGAGCTTGTGCAGAAAGTCCGATTGctcatcatcgatgaagTTCACATGCTTCATGATGAACGAGGTGCTGTGATTGAATCCTTAGTTGCCCGTACTCAACGCCAAGTGGAGAGTACCCAGTCATTGATTCGCATCATTGGTCTTTCAGCCACACTCCCCAACTACGTGGATGTTGCAGACTTCCTGAAAGTGAATAAGATGGCGggactcttcttctttgattCTTCATTCCGACCAGTGCCTTTGGAGCAACACTTTATCGGTGTCAAAGGCAAGCCGGGATCAAAGCAATCCCGTGAGAACCTCGATGTCGTTGCTTTTGAAAAGGTTCGTGATATGGTGCAAAGGGGCCACCAGGTCATGGTCTTTGTTCATTCGCGTAAAGACACTGTCCTCACGGCTCGCCTACTCAAGCAGTTGGCTGCCGAGGAAGGATGCGAAGATCTGTTTAGCTGTCAGGAACACGAAGGATACTCCAACGCTTTGCGGGATATGAAACATGCCCGAGCTCGTGAGCTTCGTGATCTCTTCGCAAGCGGCTTTGGCACACATCATGCTGGTATGAGCCGCAGTGATCGTAACCTGATGGAGCGTATGTTTTCTGAGGGATTGATCAAGGTTCTGTGCTGTACGGCCACCCTTGCCTGGGGTGTCAACTTGCCAGCCGCAGCTGTTGTGATCAAAGGAACTCAGTTGTACAATCCACAGGAAGGTAAATTCGTCGATCTCAGCATCTTGGATGTGCTTCAGATCTTTGGTCGCGCTGGTCGTCCTCAGTTCCAGGATACCGGTATTGGCTTCATTTGTACGACCCATGACAAACTGCAGCATTACTTGTCTGCCGTGACAGCTCAACAACCGATCGAGTCCAAGTTCTCCAGCCGTCTCGTTGACAACCTCAACGCTGAGATCGCGCTTGGTACCGTGACATCCATCTCTGAAGCGGTCCAGTGGCTGGGCTATTCATACCTCTTTGTCCGCATGAAGCGTGAGCCTCGCAACTACGGTATCGAGTATGCGGAGCTGAGGGATGACCCAATGCTTGTTCAGAGACGGCGACAACTGATCATTCAAGCCGCGCAGACGCTGCAAAAAAGTCAAATGATCATCTTTAATGAGAAGACGGAAGACCTGAAGGCCAAGGATGTAGGGCGCATTGCGAGTCAATATTACGTCTTACAGACGAGTATTGAAATTTTCAATGACCAGATGCGTCCTCAGTCCGGAGAGGCGGACGTTCTTAGAATGATCAGTCTGAGCGGCGAGTTTGACAACATTCAATCTCGTGACAGCGAATCAAAGGAACTGCAACGGCTACGTGATGAAGTCGTCCAGACCGAAGTCGAAGGAGGCAACGATTCTCCCCACGCAAAAACCAACATTCTGCTCCAATCCTACATCTCTCGTGCCCGAATTGAGGACTTTGCTCTCGTCTCGGACACTGGGTACGTAGCTCAGAATGCTGCTCGCATTTGTCGGGCGCTATTCATGATTGCTTTGAACCGCCGCTGGGGCTATCAATGCCAGGTGTTGCTTTCCATGTGCAAGTCCATCGAGAAGCAAATTTGGCCCTTCGATCACCCCTTCCACCAATTTGATTTGCCTCAGCCCGTACTGAGGAATTTGGACGAGAGGCTTCCAACTTCGTCTATTGAATCTATGCGGGAGATGGACTCGGCCGAGATCGGTCAACTTGTCCACAATCAAAAGATGGGCAAAGTATTGACCAAGTTGCTGGACAATTTCCCTACTCTGAGTGTGGAAACCGAGATTGCGCCCTTGAACAGAGATGTTTTGCGCATTCGACTCTTGATCTATCCCGAATTTAGCTGGAATGACCGCCACCATGGAAGCTCCGAGTCGTTCTGGGTGTGGGTTGAGAATTCCGAGACTTCGGAGATCTACCACCATGAGTATTTCATTCTCAGTCGCAAGAAGCTCTTTGATGATCACGAACTCAACTTCACTATCCCGCTGTCTGACCCACTACCCAGCCAGATCTACATTCGGATCATCTCAGACCGCTGGCTTGGTGCCGAAACTGTCAGCCCTGTGTCTTTCCAGCACTTGATTCGCCCCGACACAGAAAGTGTCTATACAGATCTCTTGAACCTGCAGCCTCTCCCCATCTCTGCCCTCAAAAACCCTATTCTCGAGGAGGTCTATGGCCAACGCTTCCAGTTTTTCAATCCTATGCAAACTCAAATTTTCCATCTACTTTATCATACGGCCTCGAACGTTCTTCTTGGATCTCCTACTGGCAGTGGTAAGACTGTGGCCGCAGAGCTAGCTATGTGGTGGGCCTTCCGTGAGAAGCCTGGATCCAAGGTCGTTTATATTGCTCCCATGAAAGCCCTCGTCCGCGAGCGTGTCCAGGATTGGCGCAAACGCTTGACGGGCCCAATGGGCTTGAAGCTTGTTGAGTTAACTGGCGACAATACTCCGGATACGCGGACGATTCGAGACGCtgatatcatcatcactacGCCAGAGAAGTGGGATGGTATCTCCCGTAGTTGGCAAACTCGAGACTATGTGCGCAAAGTCAGTCTGGTTATCATTGATGAGATTCACCTCTTGggaggagatcgaggtcCTATCTTGGAGATTATTGTATCCCGCATGAATTACATTGCCTCGCAATCCAAGGGGTCCGTGAGGCTTATGGGCATGTCTACTGCCTGTGCCAACGCCACCGATCTGGCGAACTGGCTCGGTGTCAAAGAAGGACTGTATAACTTCCGCACTCTGTTCGTCCGGTTCCGCTGGAAATCTTCATCGACGGCTTCCGGAAACGGAACAGCGTGGGTTCTGCCCTTTGATGCAATCGATGAACAGACCAACATTCCTGGCTATCAAGAACCATTCGCCCGAAAAGCCCGTGATTGTGTTTGTTGCGTCCCGCCGACAGACTCGTCTCACAGCCAAGGACTTGATCAATTACTGCGGAATGGAGGATAATCCTCGTCGCTTTGTGCGGATGTCTGAGGAAGATCTGGAGCTTAACCTGGCACGAGTCAAAGATGACGCCTTGCGCGAGGCTCTCAACTTTGGAATTGGGTTGCACCACGCTGGTCTTGTTGAGTCTGATAGGCAACTGGCAGAGGAGCTTTTCGCCAACAACAAGATTCAGATTCTGGTAGCAACCAGTACGTTGGCATGGGGTGTCAATCTCCTGCTCATCTTGTCGTGGTCAAGGGCACACAGTTCTTTGATGCGAAGATTGAAGGCTACCGTGATATGGACTTGACCGACGTGCTTCAGATGCTTGGTCGCGCTGGTCGGCCACAGTTTGATAATTCGGGTATCGCGCGAATCTTTACCCAGGACTCTAAGAAAGCATTCTACAAGCATTTCTTACACACGGGCTTTCCAGTTGAGTCAACTCTACACAAGGTTTTGGACAATCACTTGGGCGCCGAAGTCTCTGCAGGGACAATCGGTACGAAGCAGGATGCGCTTGACTATTTGACATGGactttcttcttccgtcGCCTCCACAAAAATCCCTCTTATTACGGCCTTGAGATTTCTGCCGAGGAGCAAAACACAATGGCTGCGCACGCTACTGCCCAAGACTTTATGATTGAATTGGTTGACAATTCACTCAATGATTTGGCAGAGTCCTCTTGTGTACTGGTTGACTCTGCTACTGGCGAAGTGGATTCGACTCCTTTCGGCAAGATCATGAGTTATTACTACCTTTCTCATAAGACGATCCGTTTCCTGATGACGCATGCCAACCGCGACCCTTCCTTCCAAGATGTTCTGAGCTGGATGTGCTCTGCCACTGAATTCGACGAATTGCCTGTTCGGCACAATGAAGATCTTATCAACGCCGAGTTGGCTCAAAACCTGCCACTTTCCACGGAGTCAATGGGTGACATTCCCATGTGGGATCCTCACGTCAAAGCTTTCCTCTTGCTGCAAGCTTATATGTCTCGGATCGACCTTCCCATTTCTGATTATGTCGGTGATCAAACATCTGTTTTGGATCAAAGCATTCGCATCATTCAGGCATCAATTGACGTTATGGCTGAGCTCGGATTCATACCAGCGTGTGAGATGTTTGTGACTCTTTTGCAGTGTATTAAATCTGCACGCTGGCCAGAAGATCACGCG
Proteins encoded in this window:
- a CDS encoding putative helicase mug81, with protein sequence MDDISTAESQWLSQLAAMRQAIADLKLPKGQNVEPISYGSDIDLDIDDDYSSPGTVDDVWDIISSDDEADSGLDDLTDVPSHVAPSQSAAYDRTWLGERCLDVAMRNSTMDAEELSQQIIAALATDSDDAELQMSLAEIVGFDDLDLVIELIAHRGEILSDKHQRGEAQTDGLASGKLQTRAERAQGLRERDWQHKNAPLLAAQTRTEPQYPHVYKLHTSGNLLSPNGRKFGLPVGSREIEEPKYTEYEIPASRVGAVQPNQKLVEIAGLDGLCRGTFKGYKALNRMQSLLYEVAYKTNENMLICAPTGAGKTDAAMLTILNAIGKNTTPNPLEMPDATEFTVQVDDFKIVYVAPMKALAAEVTEKLGKRLAWLGIQVRELTGDMQLTKREIVETQIIVTTPEKWDVVTRKSTGDTELVQKVRLLIIDEVHMLHDERGAVIESLVARTQRQVESTQSLIRIIGLSATLPNYVDVADFLKVNKMAGLFFFDSSFRPVPLEQHFIGVKGKPGSKQSRENLDVVAFEKVRDMVQRGHQVMVFVHSRKDTVLTARLLKQLAAEEGCEDLFSCQEHEGYSNALRDMKHARARELRDLFASGFGTHHAGMSRSDRNLMERMFSEGLIKVLCCTATLAWGVNLPAAAVVIKGTQLYNPQEGKFVDLSILDVLQIFGRAGRPQFQDTGIGFICTTHDKLQHYLSAVTAQQPIESKFSSRLVDNLNAEIALGTVTSISEAVQWLGYSYLFVRMKREPRNYGIEYAELRDDPMLVQRRRQLIIQAAQTLQKSQMIIFNEKTEDLKAKDVGRIASQYYVLQTSIEIFNDQMRPQSGEADVLRMISLSGEFDNIQSRDSESKELQRLRDEVVQTEVEGGNDSPHAKTNILLQSYISRARIEDFALVSDTGYVAQNAARICRALFMIALNRRWGYQCQVLLSMCKSIEKQIWPFDHPFHQFDLPQPVLRNLDERLPTSSIESMREMDSAEIGQLVHNQKMGKVLTKLLDNFPTLSVETEIAPLNRDVLRIRLLIYPEFSWNDRHHGSSESFWVWVENSETSEIYHHEYFILSRKKLFDDHELNFTIPLSDPLPSQIYIRIISDRWLGAETVSPVSFQHLIRPDTESVYTDLLNLQPLPISALKNPILEEVYGQRFQFFNPMQTQIFHLLYHTASNVLLGSPTGSGKTVAAELAMWWAFREKPGSKVVYIAPMKALVRERVQDWRKRLTGPMGLKLVELTGDNTPDTRTIRDADIIITTPEKWDGISRSWQTRDYVRKVSLVIIDEIHLLGGDRGPILEIIVSRMNYIASQSKGSVRLMGMSTACANATDLANWLGVKEGLYNFRTLFVRFRWKSSSTASGNGTAPTFLAIKNHSPEKPVIVFVASRRQTRLTAKDLINYCGMEDNPRRFVRMSEEDLELNLARVKDDALREALNFGIGLHHAGLVESDRQLAEELFANNKIQILGTQFFDAKIEGYRDMDLTDVLQMLGRAGRPQFDNSGIARIFTQDSKKAFYKHFLHTGFPVESTLHKVLDNHLGAEVSAGTIGTKQDALDYLTWTFFFRRLHKNPSYYGLEISAEEQNTMAAHATAQDFMIELVDNSLNDLAESSCVLVDSATGEVDSTPFGKIMSYYYLSHKTIRFLMTHANRDPSFQDVLSWMCSATEFDELPVRHNEDLINAELAQNLPLSTESMGDIPMWDPHVKAFLLLQAYMSRIDLPISDYVGDQTSVLDQSIRIIQASIDVMAELGFIPACEMFVTLLQCIKSARWPEDHALSILPGIPVEKPPRGLPASLVKLSSQPRSAVSELAKKLNLHPGFSKAVNQLPNISLAVAGISSKGLSVSITRRNPSTNSEYRIYAPKFPKPQTEGFFLVVCSARPDGSDGELLGLKRVSWPSSTGNNGKFHNRGGAAFGSGRAGAGNGKGRGDNGPITIRSLVKFPGAAFAQSLSLTNGGLSRVNVKLISDSYPGMQWDLSKVEVELAPNPTTATQTVEPSSSVSLKDDAA